TGCTCGCTCCTTTTTAAGTTCTTGTAGGGAAGAAATACCGAGTTCATCCATTCTTTTTGGTAGTTCACTAATTAATTTTGGGCAAATGAATGGGTCGGTAAAATTCATCGTGCCTACTGCGACTGCATCTGCTCCGGCAATCAAGAATTCTAGTACGTCATCTACTGTTTGCACGCCGCCCATGCCAATGATAGGGATATTGCTTACCGCGCGGACTTGGTGAATCATCCGAATAGCCACCGGTTTAATCGCTGGGCCAGACAGTCCACCTGTTCCATTTGCGATGATTGGTTTTCTTGTTTTTAAATCAATACGCATGCCAAGTAAGGTGTTAATCATCGTCAGTCCGTCTGCTCCAGCTGCTTCAATTGCTTGCGCGATGGAAACAATATCCGCTACATTCGGTGATAATTTCACGTAAACTGGCACAGTTGCAACATTTTTCACGGCTTTCGTTAAACGGTGCGCAACTTCCGGGTCTGTTCCAAATGCGATACCCCCGTGTTTTACATTTGGACAGGAAATATTGAGTTCGATTGCTTTCACGGCTTTTGATTCACCAATTCGGGCGCAGACTTGGACATAATCATCCTCCGTCGCACCCGCCACATTAGCGATAATCGGTGTTTCAAATTGTTCTAAAAATGGGAGCTCGTGCGCTAAAACATGCTCTAGACCTGGATTTTGTAAGCCGATTGCATTCAGCATTCCGCTTGCGGTTTCCGCTACTCGTGGGGTGGGATTTCCGAGTCTAGGTTCTGGCGTCACGGCTTTGGCCATAATCGCGCCAAGTTCATTTAAATCATAGTATTTGCTATATTCTTGTCCGAAGCCAAAACATCCTGATGCTGGCATAATCGGATTTTTGAGCGATAATCCGGGAATTTCTACAGCTAATCGGTTCATAAACTCACCTCATCCGCACGAAATACTGGGCCATCTTCGCACACTTTAAATTGTTTTTTCGTATCATCAGCTTTTGGACAAACACAAGCGTAGCATGCCCCAATGCCGCAAGCCATGCGCTCTTCTAAAGAAAGATACGTTTTCGTTTCCGGGAAACTAGCTTTCACTGCTTGGAGCATCGCTTTTGGTCCACAACTATAGATGACATCTGGTTCTTCTGGAAAATTTTTCGTAACATCTGTGACGAAACCTTGTGTTCCAAGTGAGCCGTCCACCGTCGCAATATGAACTGTGCCATATGCGGTCATTTCTTTTTCATAAAAACTATCTTTCGCAGATTGGAATCCATTTACAAACGTGACTTGTACGCCTTTTCCAGCTAACTCTTTACCGAGTTGATACATAGGAGGGACACCAATTCCGCCCCCGATTAAAAGAGCGGTTTTTGGTGCAGGTGTCTGGTCGATATCGAATCCTTTTCCAAGCGGACCTAACACATCGATAGTATCCCCTTCTGAAAGTTTACTGAAATCTCTTGTCCCGTCACCTTCTACCCGATACAACAGAATGCATGTCTTTGCGGTTTTATCGTAAGAACAAATACTTATCGGTCGTCTCATAAGTAAATCAGAACGACTCGGTTTCAGCATTAAAAACTGTCCCGGCGACATATCTGCTACACATTCCCCTGTTAAAATTAGTTCGTATACTTTATCTGCAATTTCGGTTTGCTGAATGACCTTCATTTCCGTCTGTAACACGGTTCCACCCCGTTTCTTCTATTTATACTCGTGCTTTAGGTTGTTTTACTTCACTGGCATTCATCGATTCTAGTTCAAAAGAGCGCGATTCCAGTACACGTAAGATTGCTTCCGCTGTATCGAGCGAGGTACAGACCGGAATACCATTTTCAACGGATTCGCGGCGAATTTGGAAGCCATCACGCTCAGGTCGTTTACCAGTCGTTAATGTGTTCACTACGAGCGTTACTTGGCCATTTCGAATATAATCGATCAGCGTTTCTTGATTTTCCCCGATTTTTTTCACTTGAGAAACAGGAATGTCTGCTTCTTCTAACGTGCTTGCTGTTCCTTTTGTTGCCATGATAGTAAAGCCTATGCGATTAAAACGTTTCGCTAGTTCTACGGCTTCTTCTTTATCGCGGTCAGCTACAGTTAAAAGTACTGTCCCGTAGTCATGCATTGTTGTCCCACTCGCTACAAAACCTTTATAGAGTGCTTTTTCAAGTG
The sequence above is drawn from the Listeria monocytogenes genome and encodes:
- a CDS encoding dihydroorotate dehydrogenase; this translates as MNRLAVEIPGLSLKNPIMPASGCFGFGQEYSKYYDLNELGAIMAKAVTPEPRLGNPTPRVAETASGMLNAIGLQNPGLEHVLAHELPFLEQFETPIIANVAGATEDDYVQVCARIGESKAVKAIELNISCPNVKHGGIAFGTDPEVAHRLTKAVKNVATVPVYVKLSPNVADIVSIAQAIEAAGADGLTMINTLLGMRIDLKTRKPIIANGTGGLSGPAIKPVAIRMIHQVRAVSNIPIIGMGGVQTVDDVLEFLIAGADAVAVGTMNFTDPFICPKLISELPKRMDELGISSLQELKKERANQ